A region of the Sminthopsis crassicaudata isolate SCR6 chromosome 6, ASM4859323v1, whole genome shotgun sequence genome:
GGCGCTCGGGGCAGGGCGGGCCCAGCAGGCCGCCCTCTTGCCCCCCAGAGCCCCTGCTCCGGGAGAGCTCCTCACTTCCCTCAGCTCCCTGTCACCCCCACCCCAGAGCTGACCCTGCAACCCCCATACCGGAGCCCCCACCCCAAGGCTCCCCACCTGGCCCCCAGCCCAGGCCCTGCGCTAACTTACCGGCCAGGCGGCCCAGGCCCCCGTTCCCCAGGCCGGCGTCCTCTTCTATCTCCTCCAGCTCCTCCATGTCCAGGCCCAGCTGGAGGAGACGGGGGGGGGCATCAGGAGGGGAGGGCCGGTCCTCAGCCGCCGTCCCCCGGTGCCTCCTGGGCCGGCCCctgctctcccccccccccccgttcccCCCTCCCAGTACCTGGTACGTGGCCTCGTCGCAGGCGTTCTCCAGGGCCAGGTTCACCATGGTGTTCTGCAGGGTTCGGCCCATGTAGAACTCGAGGGACAGATAGTAGATCCGCTGGGGACGGCACAGGGGGTTGGCCCTACCCAGGTGTGCCCGTCCTGCCCGGGGGCCCCCCTGCCCTGCCCGGTCCCACTCAGAGGAAGCCTCCCCTGCCCCGGCCAGTGTTAGGTTTCTGACCTTTGCCAGTGACCCTGCTACCTGATCctgcccccacccccctcccGGAGGCAGCTGCTTCCCAGCCACTGGCTCTGCCCATAGGTCCCTCTGGCTCAGGGCCAAAGCAGGGGCAGCTGGTCCCTGAGCTGAGCTGGGCCTTGGGGGTCCTGGGCTGAGAGTCCTGGGGCCTCCCGGCCCCTCCTGCCCCAGCCCGAGCCCTGGCACTCTGCCCTGTGCCATTGGCCCTGGGGGGCTCGCAGTCAAACCCCCCCTTCCCAGAAGGTTAACTCCTGGTGCAGTAGATCCAaagggcagagctgggagggaccttcgAGGCCCCCAAGTACAgctcagaggaagaaactgaaggccAGAGAGGAACCCCAGTTGTGTGACCTGGCCAGCCTTTGCCGTTTGGTTTCCACAGAGGGAGGGAGTGGTCCCGGGACCCCCCACGGCCCCTTCCGGCCCTGACCTGAGGGTGTGTCCCCCATCGCCCCCACCCCTGGCCCCAGGTCCCGGGCACCTTGGGGTCCTTCTCGTAGTAATGCTGCTGGGTGCGGATCCAGCGGCCCACCAGGTGGTCCCGCACGGTATGCGCCAGCGCGAAGTAGTAGTCTCGGGGGGTGGCCACGTTGCGGTCCTTGACCAGGGTGAAGTGCAGGTGCCGGTTGAAGTTCTTCTTCAGCTCGGACACGTTCTCCACGCCCGCCAGGCCGCGCACGCTGATCTGTTTGCGCTTGTCATGGTCTGACAGGGGCCGGGACATGGCGACGGCGAGCGGGGGGGCACGCGGTGTGTGGCGGGCGCTGGACGGGAGCTCTCCCACGGGTGGGTCCGGCGGCCTCGGAGCGGGGAGTGGAGGCTGGCCCCCTGGGCCGGGGTTTTAAGGCCAGGCCTGATGCATTATGCATGGGCTGTGGGGGAGGTTGCCCGCCCCTCATGAATGCATAATGGTGGGTGCAGGGCCTCCTTTCAGGGCTATTTTGGGGACGAGCCGGCTGCCAGCTGCCCCAGGCAGGGCCCGCCACCATCCCCAGCCTACGTGACCCACATCCTGTGGGCCTCCGGCCCATGAGCAAAGGGTCCTTTCCTCCCTGTCCTGAAGCCAGGGGAGGGTCTCCGGGGCCCACCTCGTTCCCAGGGACGCTGAAGGGCTGGGAGCAGAGGAGCTGGGAGCAGAGGGACTGAGGGGAGTCGAGCTCCCAGGGGGCTTTGGGGCTGCTGGATCCCCTGGCCAGGGTTGGAGGGGGCAGAAGAGCCAGGGAGAAGGGCCGGGGGCTGGAGCCCCTTGGCAGGGCAGTCATGGAGTCCCTGGATCGAGCGACTTCTCTGCCAACCTGACAGCAGGGCAGAGGGGGCACCTGCAGAATGCCCTCGGAATTGCCTGTGGTTCAGAACTGCTAAGGAGCCCCCGGGAGTTGGGACACCCTGAACAAAGGGCCCTTAGAGCCGGCCGGCCCCCGTCCCAGCCCAGGCTCCTGCTCAGGCCCCCAGAACACCCCACTGGGGCCGCCCCGGACCAGGTGCTTGGCGCAGGGATTGTTCCCACTTTTCAGAAAACAGCTCTGAGTTGGGACGGGCTGAGCCGTGCAGGCTGCACGCAGAGCCAAGGCTgtttgactccaagcccagagtGGCGGGGGCAGCGGGGCGCCCGCGGGTGTGGAGATCGTGGCCTGTTCCGGAGACGGGCCCGGGCCCTGGTTGAAAACATGTTTTGCAGAGCGAGCCCCCACCCCCCACCAAACTCAATCCCTCCTAGCGGCCCCCTGTCGCTGTCCCTCAAGAAGGCCTTAAATAGTGACCTTCAGGGAGGAGAGGTCAGATTACAGGCCTGGGCCCGGGCCAGCTGTCTCCAGCCAGCCTGCCCTCCCTCTCACCAGAGCAGAGATCCCTGGGAAACGTAGTCCCCAAGGCCGGGAGGCCCAAGCTTCCTTGCCTGGGTCCCCGGGCTGCTCTGGGATACCGGCCCCCCGCCGGGCTGGGCTGCCTGGGGGAACCTTGCGTTTCTTGCCCATCTGAGCTGTCACCATTGGTTCTAAGTCTGTGCATCTGCCTGTTGTGGAGGGCACTGATGCCAGGGGTACCCCTCCCGGGCACACAGGGTGGCCTCTGTGCTGACATCTGGGCAGCCCTATTGGTCTGGGATACCGAGGGTGCTGGACCCTGGCCATGGGGGTTCTGGGGCAGGGCCTGCTTCTCTTCTGCAGCCCTATGGAAGCGATGGGAAGGAGGCGCCCCAAGGAGCCCAATCTTCCCCTCGACCCAGCCTCggtctttccatctctaaaatgagaacaTGGGACTAAATGCTCGATTTAGAGAAAGCAATGCAGCCTTCTCCTACCCTGACAAAACCAACTTTCCtgagaaggaaactgagccagGCCGGCCTCGGCCCCAAATGCCCAACTTGCCCCCGGCACCTATGCCCGTTTTGGCTACATTCAAATCCCTCGTCTTTTTGGGGGTCATAATGTGGGGACCCTTCTCGACCCACAACCCCAATCTCATCATTCCCAAAGGCCGTAGGACACAGCTAGAGCAGAAAGGGACTCTGGGCGCTTTGGCCGGCCCACTCCTTTTATATACAGGTGAGGAGAGGTCCAAGGAGCAAACTTCCCAGCGCTGTGGTGGGGTCGCCGGGCCGGGCTGCCCACTCTCCTGGGAGCCTGGCAGCCACCAGCCCGGCCCGCACCTGCAGGGAGGGCACCTGTTTCCGTGTGGATCTTGGGTTTCTCCACCAGCACGGCTGACTCCTGGTAAGAGGAGCCCGGCTGCCGCCCATTTGCTGTGACCTTTCCTGGTGGTATCAGTTCTCAGCCGCTTTTGTGGACCACGGACTTCTAAGctgaccctcctcctcctctccgaGGGGGCGGAGGCGGAGGGGAACTCCTAGCAGGTTTTGCCCATTTCAGGAAGGACCTGCCTGGCAGAGAAAGCCCCATCTATTTCTGGCAGCGGCTCAGGGCTTCTCGGGAAGACTCAGCAACTCCCTGCCTCGCCTTCCCCCTTCACTGGCCTGGCAAGGGGCTCCTCATTAACCAAATCCCAAATGCCAGGCAGCAGCGGGAAGCAGAGGGAGCGACCCCTGGAGCGGGGCACCCCCAGAGGGCTGGGCTATGGTTAAGCCATCGATTGATCGCTTTGTGTTAATCCCCCGTGGCCCAGCTTCAGAGACTAATTAACCACCCCATGGGCCCaccagggaaactaaggcaggagGGGAGCAATGAGACCCAAGGGCCCGGGAATCCTCCCCCACCTCTTTCCTTCAAAGTTTAGAGGAAGGGGAGGGCAATTGCAACCCAGACTAAGGGGCAACTGGGCTCTGGACATCGTCCTTCCACTTCAATAGAAAGCTAAGAGGAAATAAGGCTTCACCCTTCTGTGtttgggaggggaagggggggccTTTCCTAGCCTTAAGCTGTGACACCTGAACCCACCATGCCCAGCCTGGGGCCCTCAAACTCCTCAAAAGGGGGGTTGGCGGCAGCACTTTCTACGGAGGAGCTGCCCTGCATCCAAGTGCTGGCCAGAGAAGGGTGGGCCTAGGCTGGGGCAGGGGGCGCCAGGCCAAGCAGCTAGGTGGGACAGACCGCTTGCCCACAAGGCTTGGGCCTGCCCGACTCAGCTGGGCAACTCCCCTGGTGAGGGGTCTCAGCTGccttcccactccctccccaggCTCCACAGACACAAGAAGCCACTCAGCGGGGTTAATTTTAGCCCCTCTGTGCGTAACAGGCTGGATTAGGCGGCCTGACCTTTCGGCTCCCCGCGCCAGGGGCCGGCAGGTGGCTGCCGCCTGCAGACATAAATCCCAAAGCCCCGCACCCGCTCCCAGGGGAGCGCCCTCCAAGCTGCCTTGGCCCCGGGGGAGAAGAGCCCACCCTACGTGGGGGACGGAGGCCCGCCCCAGCCCAGAGAACGGAACGTGTCCAAAGAAAGAAGAGGCCCAGGAAGGCAGGCTGCTGTTTTACTCAATGGAACATCCCCCTTTTAATGCAGTGTTTTATTGTACACCAAATAAAAGGCCAAAAGAAATTTCTGCAGAGAAAGCGGTGAGGAGGAGAGAGCGCTTTACACATCATTGTCCACATAATCACTCCatggagagggaaggggggagggagggagcagaggggGGACCCTCTCCCCCCCCACCACAAAACATTCAGACATCTGGgactaaaataaaatgaagacgTTCTGTCAGCAGGAGGAGCAAACGGGATCGAAGGCCGGGCAGGGGGCCGACGTGCCGCCCTTGCCAGGGCCCCGACAAGGGGGGGGCCGTGAGGGGCTGGGCTCTAAAGCCCCCCCTGGCCGAGAAGTGAGGAGCCTGGCCCTGGGCCCCCGACGCCCTTTCCGCCCGGCCCACCGAAAGGGCAATCTCCATTTGCTCCCTCCGCTACAGAAAGCTAACAATCTAGGCCTGGGGAGGAAAGGGGGCTAATTGCAGCAGAAGACGGGGGACAGCATCTCCTTGGACGGAGtctgagggaagaagagagaaggaaatacaaaggaagaggaagaaaaaaaataataaaaaattcacgATATGGAGCCAGCGCGTTCCGATTCCGTCCACAAAAATAAGTCAGGCCGCTTTGCCGAACCATCCCGTCCACCAGGGGCGCTGCTGAGGCTGTCTCCCCGGAAGGGTCACCAATGGGCGCGGAAAGTCCTCAGTCGCATGGCGCGGGCCACCGCCGCGGGGACGGGTCCTGGCGGCCCCATTTGGGGAGGGGCAAGGGAGTTGGGTgaggagagagaagacaaagaagagacTCGATGCTACGGGGCGCCAGGAGAGCCCAAGCTGGCGCCCCTCCTAACGCCTGCCTGCTCCCAAGCGAGTCCTCAGTCGCCCGGGACAGGCTTCCTCGCACAGCCCAGCCctgtgcgtgcacacacacacaacatgcGTGCGTCCCAATGTCTGGCTCCATATGGTGAGGTTCGGCGTGTGTTTTAACGAgaccaattatatatatatataatatatatataatatatatatattttcttaaaaaaaaaaaaaaaaatcaagtctagTTCTGTGGTGGAGGCGGTGGGGGAGCTGGAGGCATCCCGAAGGGCGGCATGCCCGCCACCCCCATGCCCATCATGGTGACAAAGTTAGAAGGGTCCATGGGAGGCGGAGGAGGAGGGGGCGGGGCGTACATCATGCCGGCGGAACCAGGTGGCGGAGGCGGCGGAGGGGGGGGGGCCCCGGGCGGCAGAGGCGGCTGGACCCCGGGGGGCAGGGGCACCATAGTGGGGTTGCCTTGCATCTGAGGGGCTCCTGGAGAAGCTGCGGCAGCCGCCTGCTGCTGTTGCCATGGCGGGATGGACCCTGTGCCAGCGCTCGTGGTGGTAGTCGTCGTATCTGGGGTGGTAAAGAAGCCCAAGGTCACACGCGCGGGGGCACGCCGCGGCTCTCTGCGGCTGCTGGCTCGGGATTGGGGGCCGGGGGCGCCTGCTCCTTGCTCGGCATGCGTTAACGTGGGGCCGGGGGGGAAGGGGCGTGGTGGGGAGGGACAGCATGTACCCTGGGCTCAGCCTAAAGGTCTCTGGGGCTTCACTGAAAAAGCCCCTCATCACCAAGGCCCCAGTACGGGCGGAGGGGAACACACGAGAACCAGCCCTGACAGCCCTCCCCCCGTCAACGGCACTTTCAACCTCCAGACCAGTCGCTCtcggccccccccccccgcccccaccccccaTCAGGCTCTCAGTCCATGCAACAAGAGCCTCCAAGGCCCTGCGTCCTCCCCCCAACCCCGTCCAGGCCCCAGCACCGGCCAGACCAGATTCACGCCACACCAGACATCACAGAACCCCAGACTGCCACGCCCACTCTAGGCCCCCAGCACCCAAATGACATTGTCTCAGAGACTAACCCACTCCACCCCCCACGACCCCCCAACGAGGAATCCCGGACTCACTTTGCTGCCATGGCAAGGGGGTACTGGAAGCCATACTGCTGCTGGGCGGCGGGGGAGGCggaggctgctgctgctgctgctgccatgGGGGAAGAGGGCcagagggagggggtgggggctgCCCActgggaggcggcggcggcggcatcATGCCCATAGGCGGCGGCGGCATCATACCTGTGAGGTAGGAAGCGGCAGGTGAGTTCCTGGGGCCTGGCCGTGCTCACAATTCCCGAGGCAGGGGAGGCGAGCGGCCACATGAGGGGGGGTACCCCCCCATGCCGGACACCCGGCTCCATTACCTTTTCCTTGATGTAGGCGATAGACCCCAGAGCCCACAGGCGTACTTCCCAGGTACTGATCTTGATGGAAGGAAGAGCAGGGACTTAGCAGGACATTTGAACCGGCCGGACGAGACTCCCGCCCCCCTGCGGCCGCCCAGGACTCCAGGTGACCCGGCAAAGCACCCGTGACCGGCCCGCTGGAAGAGCTGATCCCTTCCTGCCCGCCCCCGGGGAGCGGCGCTCCTCCCCCGAGACAGGCCAGTGGAATGCCACGGCCACGCCCCGTCCCCGTGCTAGTCCAGTCACTTCGAGAGCAGCTCTTGACCCTCACAGTGGCCTGGCATGACCCCCCCCAGCCTACCCCAAATCCCCAAGGTTTCTGGTCTGACACTTACTTACCCATTGGAGGAGGGCCATGGTGCCCAGGTGGGTGGGGCCCCTGGTTCATCGGCGGTGGCGGCGGCTGCATCCAGGGGGGCGGGGGCCCGTTGGGGTTGTGCTGCATGGGGTGACCACCGTGCCCCCCTGTCAGACTGGGCAGCGGGTGTGGGAAGTTGTGAGGCCCACCGCCGGGGCCACCGGGCCCTCCGCCGTGCATCCCATGGTACGGGCGATTCTCTGAGGGCCCCGAGTTCATCCATGGCGGGCGGCTCTGGGTGGTGGACATGAGAGACTATGTGAGAGCATTTCCCGTCTAGACCCCTGCCGGCATTTGCTGCTGGCAACATTGCTCTCTCAGGCCGTGGAGGCGGCCCCCAAACGCAGGGTGAGAACCTCAAAAGATCGCTGTGTCTCACAATGGCCCGACAACCTGGGAGAACAATGTTGCCCAAATGACCCCATGAAACCTGACGACCTGGCTCTGGTTGCCCCCAAACCCAAAGGAAAGGGAGCAGTGCGGCCAGAAAGCAAACCGCCTGGCACTCACCGGCGGCGGCGGGTTGTTGGCAGGGGCGGCAGGCCGAGGCGCGCTGGCCAGCGGGGCGGCAGCAGGCCCAGAGGCCGAGCCGGCAGAAGCCGGAACCGGAGCTTCACCCAACTCTGCCATGAGAGACAGGTATTCCTTGTCCATGCGGGCTTTATCTTGGGCAGACTGTGGGTCACCAGGcctagaaggaaataaaaaaaaaaagtctttcaccAACATGCTAGAGACCCAGGGTCCTTGGAGTTCACCAGGTGGGCCTTGTGCCAAAGCCTGTGCCCATCCGTGGGAGGCCAAACCCTCTATTTTACCCACGAAGGCCCTAAATGCGGGCATCCCACCTTAGATCATCCAGCTGCTGTGCCAACTGCAAGCTGGCCACCTTCCACAGACTCAGGGCTAGCCAGAGCCACAGCTCAGGCCTGCAAACCAGGAGAACGCTCACCAGAGGGGGCTAAAAGAGCACAATCTCTTGATTTCTGAAAGCCCTCacaccccccccccattctgAACTACCAGAAATAGGAAAATCCATGAATAACTATTATCAGTAGAAGAACTGACAAGTTTTTTGCAATCTAAGGCGAAATTTAAACTACTTGTGATCGTAGACCTGTCTTCTGCAGCAATTAGTGCCCTCGGTACAGGAGCAAACACCTCATTCTCCAGAGGGGCCCAAGCTGCTGCCCTTGGGGCCACAGAAAGGACAAGAATAAGTGTTGACATCCCCCCCAGATGCTCACcatcatgggggggggggcagtgttCCCATGCCtcaagagcttaaaaaaaaaaaaagtacaaaggcCTGCTTCCCGCAGCTGGTGTGCTTAACCTGCCtctacttttaacatattttagcaGTTGGGGCCAGCACAGGGCCGGATCTGGAGACAAATTCAGGGAAGCAAGTCATTCAATCTGCTtgtctcctcatctgtgaaatgggagtgCCTGCCAGGGCTGTTGTAAGACCCTGCTCGTCAGACGCTAGGTAAATGCCCTGGTTATCCCGGTTCTAGTCCAGTGAGCAAAAACCACCCCTCCACAGGACCTTCCGCAGAATCTCACCTTTGGAATTTGCAATCTGAAGCAATGTGGCCAGCCCCTCCACATTTGGTGCAGACCGTGGTGTTGGTAATGCTTCGGGTCTCTGAGCTCTGCCATGGTCTTAAGATCCTGCCAAGAGAGAAAGGTCAACTCTGGGGCTAAGTTCCACTTCGCTCCTCCCCCATCTCCTCATCCCTCGCCTCTAGGATGGTTCTGAAAACTCTTCCTCCAAGTACCTGTTGTCATCCTCCCGGAGAGTCCCGTTCAGGCGGGCTAACTCTCGAAGCTGCATCTTCCGGAGATCATTCTGGTCCTCTGGGGTTTCAATACCCTGCTTCAGAATATTCCGGATCTAGGAAATTACAAGGGTCAAGGGGTAAAAAAAGAGACaggtcaaacaacaacaaaaaaaaatgccattcaGTAATATGCCAAAGAAAGATCTGTATCAAACTATTTGTGTCTTAACAAAGAACAAGAGAAGAACAGACTTGTGTATCAAATCATCAAAAAAGTGGTTACAACATCAGAGTCTGGGAGTATTACTGAGCTTCTTGCAAAGAAAACCTGAGCATATtaagatgggaaagaaaaaaaaaaaaaaaccaacatgaAAATACATTCAATTAAG
Encoded here:
- the SF1 gene encoding splicing factor 1 isoform X12, whose translation is MATGANATPLDFPNKKRKRSRWNQDTMEQKTVIPGMPTVIPPGLTREQERAYIVQLQIEDLTRKLRTGDLGIPPNPEDRSPSPEPIYNSEGKRLNTREFRTRKKLEEERHNLITEMVALNPDFKPPADYKPPATRVSDKVMIPQDEYPEINFVGLLIGPRGNTLKNIEKECNAKIMIRGKGSVKEGKVGRKDGQMLPGEDEPLHALVTANTMENVKKAVEQIRNILKQGIETPEDQNDLRKMQLRELARLNGTLREDDNRILRPWQSSETRSITNTTVCTKCGGAGHIASDCKFQRPGDPQSAQDKARMDKEYLSLMAELGEAPVPASAGSASGPAAAPLASAPRPAAPANNPPPPSLMSTTQSRPPWMNSGPSENRPYHGMHGGGPGGPGGGPHNFPHPLPSLTGGHGGHPMQHNPNGPPPPWMQPPPPPMNQGPHPPGHHGPPPMVPGKYACGLWGLSPTSRKRYDAAAAYGHDAAAAASQWAAPTPSLWPSSPMAAAAAAASASPAAQQQYGFQYPLAMAAKYDDYHHERWHRVHPAMATAAGGCRSFSRSPSDARQPHYGAPAPRGPAASAARGPPPSAASATWFRRHDVRPAPSSSASHGPF
- the SF1 gene encoding splicing factor 1 isoform X11 encodes the protein MATGANATPLDFPNKKRKRSRWNQDTMEQKTVIPGMPTVIPPGLTREQERAYIVQLQIEDLTRKLRTGDLGIPPNPEDRSPSPEPIYNSEGKRLNTREFRTRKKLEEERHNLITEMVALNPDFKPPADYKPPATRVSDKVMIPQDEYPEINFVGLLIGPRGNTLKNIEKECNAKIMIRGKGSVKEGKVGRKDGQMLPGEDEPLHALVTANTMENVKKAVEQIRNILKQGIETPEDQNDLRKMQLRELARLNGTLREDDNRILRPWQSSETRSITNTTVCTKCGGAGHIASDCKFQRPGDPQSAQDKARMDKEYLSLMAELGEAPVPASAGSASGPAAAPLASAPRPAAPANNPPPPSLMSTTQSRPPWMNSGPSENRPYHGMHGGGPGGPGGGPHNFPHPLPSLTGGHGGHPMQHNPNGPPPPWMQPPPPPMNQGPHPPGHHGPPPMGKSVPGKYACGLWGLSPTSRKRYDAAAAYGHDAAAAASQWAAPTPSLWPSSPMAAAAAAASASPAAQQQYGFQYPLAMAAKYDDYHHERWHRVHPAMATAAGGCRSFSRSPSDARQPHYGAPAPRGPAASAARGPPPSAASATWFRRHDDPSPRRWPAPCD
- the SF1 gene encoding splicing factor 1 isoform X7, producing the protein MEQKTVIPGMPTVIPPGLTREQERAYIVQLQIEDLTRKLRTGDLGIPPNPEDRSPSPEPIYNSEGKRLNTREFRTRKKLEEERHNLITEMVALNPDFKPPADYKPPATRVSDKVMIPQDEYPEINFVGLLIGPRGNTLKNIEKECNAKIMIRGKGSVKEGKVGRKDGQMLPGEDEPLHALVTANTMENVKKAVEQIRNILKQGIETPEDQNDLRKMQLRELARLNGTLREDDNRILRPWQSSETRSITNTTVCTKCGGAGHIASDCKFQRPGDPQSAQDKARMDKEYLSLMAELGEAPVPASAGSASGPAAAPLASAPRPAAPANNPPPPSLMSTTQSRPPWMNSGPSENRPYHGMHGGGPGGPGGGPHNFPHPLPSLTGGHGGHPMQHNPNGPPPPWMQPPPPPMNQGPHPPGHHGPPPMVPGKYACGLWGLSPTSRKRYDAAAAYGHDAAAAASQWAAPTPSLWPSSPMAAAAAAASASPAAQQQYGFQYPLAMAAKYDDYHHERWHRVHPAMATAAGGCRSFSRSPSDARQPHYGAPAPRGPAASAARGPPPSAASATWFRRHDDPSPRRWPAPCD
- the SF1 gene encoding splicing factor 1 isoform X10; translated protein: MLGRPGDFPNKKRKRSRWNQDTMEQKTVIPGMPTVIPPGLTREQERAYIVQLQIEDLTRKLRTGDLGIPPNPEDRSPSPEPIYNSEGKRLNTREFRTRKKLEEERHNLITEMVALNPDFKPPADYKPPATRVSDKVMIPQDEYPEINFVGLLIGPRGNTLKNIEKECNAKIMIRGKGSVKEGKVGRKDGQMLPGEDEPLHALVTANTMENVKKAVEQIRNILKQGIETPEDQNDLRKMQLRELARLNGTLREDDNRILRPWQSSETRSITNTTVCTKCGGAGHIASDCKFQRPGDPQSAQDKARMDKEYLSLMAELGEAPVPASAGSASGPAAAPLASAPRPAAPANNPPPPSLMSTTQSRPPWMNSGPSENRPYHGMHGGGPGGPGGGPHNFPHPLPSLTGGHGGHPMQHNPNGPPPPWMQPPPPPMNQGPHPPGHHGPPPMDQYLGSTPVGSGVYRLHQGKGMMPPPPMGMMPPPPPPSGQPPPPPSGPLPPWQQQQQQPPPPPPPSSSMASSTPLPWQQNTTTTTTSAGTGSIPPWQQQQAAAAASPGAPQMQGNPTMVPLPPGVQPPLPPGAPPPPPPPPPGSAGMMYAPPPPPPPPMDPSNFVTMMGMGVAGMPPFGMPPAPPPPPPQN
- the SF1 gene encoding splicing factor 1 isoform X8, producing the protein MATGANATPLDFPNKKRKRSRWNQDTMEQKTVIPGMPTVIPPGLTREQERAYIVQLQIEDLTRKLRTGDLGIPPNPEDRSPSPEPIYNSEGKRLNTREFRTRKKLEEERHNLITEMVALNPDFKPPADYKPPATRVSDKVMIPQDEYPEINFVGLLIGPRGNTLKNIEKECNAKIMIRGKGSVKEGKVGRKDGQMLPGEDEPLHALVTANTMENVKKAVEQIRNILKQGIETPEDQNDLRKMQLRELARLNGTLREDDNRILRPWQSSETRSITNTTVCTKCGGAGHIASDCKFQRPGDPQSAQDKARMDKEYLSLMAELGEAPVPASAGSASGPAAAPLASAPRPAAPANNPPPPSLMSTTQSRPPWMNSGPSENRPYHGMHGGGPGGPGGGPHNFPHPLPSLTGGHGGHPMQHNPNGPPPPWMQPPPPPMNQGPHPPGHHGPPPMDQYLGSTPVGSGVYRLHQGKGMMPPPPMGMMPPPPPPSGQPPPPPSGPLPPWQQQQQQPPPPPPPSSSMASSTPLPWQQNTTTTTTSAGTGSIPPWQQQQAAAAASPGAPQMQGNPTMVPLPPGVQPPLPPGAPPPPPPPPPGSAGMMYAPPPPPPPPMDPSNFVTMMGMGVAGMPPFGMPPAPPPPPPQN
- the SF1 gene encoding splicing factor 1 isoform X1, producing the protein MATGANATPLGKLHPPAAAPPGLPPGPGPKRAFEPPPPPPPGPGGGGPGPGAGLPLGPVGPGLMAAPLAAAFPFAALPPPPPPPPPAAAAPGPASGPPPQPPPPPGPAYPQAQPPPPPPPPPPPPQPPQPPPPPLFQHVSPPQPLPQPLQDPQPGPAGGGGDFPNKKRKRSRWNQDTMEQKTVIPGMPTVIPPGLTREQERAYIVQLQIEDLTRKLRTGDLGIPPNPEDRSPSPEPIYNSEGKRLNTREFRTRKKLEEERHNLITEMVALNPDFKPPADYKPPATRVSDKVMIPQDEYPEINFVGLLIGPRGNTLKNIEKECNAKIMIRGKGSVKEGKVGRKDGQMLPGEDEPLHALVTANTMENVKKAVEQIRNILKQGIETPEDQNDLRKMQLRELARLNGTLREDDNRILRPWQSSETRSITNTTVCTKCGGAGHIASDCKFQRPGDPQSAQDKARMDKEYLSLMAELGEAPVPASAGSASGPAAAPLASAPRPAAPANNPPPPSLMSTTQSRPPWMNSGPSENRPYHGMHGGGPGGPGGGPHNFPHPLPSLTGGHGGHPMQHNPNGPPPPWMQPPPPPMNQGPHPPGHHGPPPMDQYLGSTPVGSGVYRLHQGKGMMPPPPMGMMPPPPPPSGQPPPPPSGPLPPWQQQQQQPPPPPPPSSSMASSTPLPWQQNTTTTTTSAGTGSIPPWQQQQAAAAASPGAPQMQGNPTMVPLPPGVQPPLPPGAPPPPPPPPPGSAGMMYAPPPPPPPPMDPSNFVTMMGMGVAGMPPFGMPPAPPPPPPQN